A window of Schistocerca cancellata isolate TAMUIC-IGC-003103 chromosome 1, iqSchCanc2.1, whole genome shotgun sequence genomic DNA:
GATGTACAAAGTCCAAGTTAATATTTGTCTGTGTTGATTTGCTATTGCAATTACAGTAAGTCTTATCTGCTTGAGTCTTACActgttttttaaaactttttttacatTTGGAGCACAATGCTGAGATTGCACTGTGCAAATGACCATCTGTTACACTGTTTGATGCCAGAGCAGCGACATTTTTATCATCTGTATTCTGTGTTACACCATCACCTGCGGTAACGGAAGACTCTGGAGTTACCACTGAGTCCAGGTGTAAAGATTCTCTAATATCTATATGAAAAGAACTGGAAATATCAGGAACTTCATAACTTGTTATCTCAGAGTTACtttcaaatatttcagttcttACAGTCTCTGGCTCTCCAGGTAGCTTCTCTTTGTTGCTCAAGAGATCACAATTTATTTGTTCTAATGattcatttttgttttgcttttgacaATATTCTACTGACTGAGACAGTTCCTGCACTTCTTTCATTTCGTCTGTTAGGTATAAGTcaacttttttaatttcattcatgtTCTTGGAGCAGACAGATGTTTTATCAACTGCTGAGGTGGAGTTAATATGTGTATGATCACCTGAATCTGTGGGATTATCATTTGGCACTATATTCCTGCATAAATTGTCAATAGAAACAGATGTATCAGACGCACTAGGTTTGTTGTTTACTGATATCTTCAATGGAGGAGACAAGGTCTCATTTTTCTGAGCAGTTACCTTTTCGGCATCAGATTGCTTCTTCCGTGAAATGGTATTTCTGTCCCTACAGGCGTTTGGAAAAGAATTGGTAATCAACTCAGTTTTAGAGTCATCTGAATAAACCACGTCAGCATCATCAACGTTAAGGTCAATAATAAGTGTTCTGTTACGTGGACGTGTATCAGATGATGTGACATTACCGTTTTTCAATGATGCTCGACCGCCAGTCTCTTCGGCCTTCTGAAGACAATGTTTTGATGCCTCAAAGTATGTTGTCAAATCCTGTTGTCTACCTCTTGGGCCGGTGTACACAGGGATAACAGATTTGTATTGTTCTATATCAGACTCACTATTTGCTTCCACCGACTCACTGTTTGTCAGTACAGATGTCAAATTTCGGTTAGTTTTATATTTTACTTCGTACTTCTTTAATTTTTGAAACGCTAAATCGCTGCGTGACATCTTCTTATTCTTCGTAGCTGATATACTGGGTTCATAACAACGGCTTTGATGAAAATCTGTCATCTCTTCCTGGTAATTTCTAGCagcaatttctcttttctgtgcttTATGGTTAAACTGTGTTTATTTCCACAAACCATTCATCCTCTGCATGAATGGAGGAGGCGTAGTGCTTTATATTTGGATGCATTTAAAACTATAGGAATTAACGCGTTCAGAATGGACACGCTGATCTAACACGGATGTTACCAGTTTTCATCACTTCAGTCTGTTCACTAAATCTCCATTTTCAACAAACATGTGACACTGAGGTGTGAAGCCACGCTACCTTGCGGCCTGCGGGaagccgtttccatggcaaccagtCAATACGTGGACAAGACTCGCCAGCTAGCACACAGATGATAGCATCTGTGATAATCGGAAACCTTGACGCTGTTTCCTCAGCGTGGTTCCCTCTGATTGGTGCACGCAAGCTAACCAATGGCATAGGCCCATCTGTCTGGGTGCTGCGTTGTATGTGAGGCGAAGGAAATTGCGGGTGTTGGTTGTATATTTCTGTGTACGTTGTCAAGTTTGCATCGGGGTGGCGAGTAGGTTATAGCATCCTCCGCAATGAGGTTCCTAGTTTTAGCATTCGCGTTTTTAGCGTTTTCGGAAGTTAATAGTGAAGTTTACTATGAAGAGAAGTTTGCTGACGGTAAGTAACGGGATAACTTACCGCTTGTCACGTTATGACAAATCTATCATGTCTTTACATTTTCTATGATTTCCTCGTTATTTTTCGTAGTTATAGTTTACCACTGACAATATTTTATTTGCCGTGTAATAgaaaaatacagaatttttatGACTAATGTGCAGATTCGTGGGAAAGCAATTGGGTGTACTCGGAGCATCCGGGAAAGGAGTTCGGCAAGTTCGTCCGTAGTGCCGGCAAGTTCTTCAATGACCCTGAAGAAGATAAAGGTAGGAACCCTTATTTTACGCAAAGAATctatttaaaattttcaattttttaaattttgcatgtgacaattttctttatttttgcaggtATCCAGACATCTCAAGACGCGAGGTTCTATGCACTATCCACGAAGTTCAAGCCATTTAGTAGTAAAGAAAAGCCGCTGGTTATACAATTTACAGTGAAGCATGAACAGAAC
This region includes:
- the LOC126181348 gene encoding uncharacterized protein LOC126181348 translates to MTDFHQSRCYEPSISATKNKKMSRSDLAFQKLKKYEVKYKTNRNLTSVLTNSESVEANSESDIEQYKSVIPVYTGPRGRQQDLTTYFEASKHCLQKAEETGGRASLKNGNVTSSDTRPRNRTLIIDLNVDDADVVYSDDSKTELITNSFPNACRDRNTISRKKQSDAEKVTAQKNETLSPPLKISVNNKPSASDTSVSIDNLCRNIVPNDNPTDSGDHTHINSTSAVDKTSVCSKNMNEIKKVDLYLTDEMKEVQELSQSVEYCQKQNKNESLEQINCDLLSNKEKLPGEPETVRTEIFESNSEITSYEVPDISSSFHIDIRESLHLDSVVTPESSVTAGDGVTQNTDDKNVAALASNSVTDGHLHSAISALCSKCKKSFKKQCKTQADKTYCNCNSKSTQTNINLDFVHHINNIHLSNTTAEKDVLLSPYSLFVYHYLLHGYSEGPIKKDPDPAVSFLDKSLMEQVNITQYLINSHHTLYNAYCTAVRNLSKNYQPVTLENTMQFIKHSKKKKRKKMASP